CCCCGCCACCCCGCTGGCCGACATCGCCCGGCAAAAAGGATTCATTGCCCCGGATGCCAGCCTTCTCAAACCCGTGTTTTATCTTGAGCCCGGCCTGGACGGCTGGCTGCAGGATACAGTCAAAGAAGCCGTTTCCCGGAATAACGGGTGGATGCACTAATGGCCGCCCTGCTGGTTTTGCTGCCCAAGAGCCTGGCGCACCTTTATTGCAAGGTCCTTTTGTGTAAAGGGCTTTTCAATAAATTGCACACCCTTGTCCAGGACCCCGTGACAGGCGATGAGATCTGCGGTATAGCCCGACATGAAAAGGGTTTTCAGCGCCGGATTGTTCACTGACAGCCTGGCGGACAGGTCCCGGCCGTTCATCTCCGGCATGACCACATCCGTGATCAGCAGATCAATCCGGCCCTCATGACTTGCGGCCAGGTGCAATGCATCCTCGGGTTTCCGGGCCGTTATCACTGCATAGCCCAGCTTTTCGAGCATCCCCCGGGTCAGGTGGACAATGGCGGCTTCATCCTCGACAATCAGTATGGTTTCCGTACCTGTGGGCATTTGTTCATGGGATTTCGCTGATGACCCCTGCCCCGCCTCTTCGGGCTCATGGCGGGGCAGGTATATTTTAAAGGCACTGCCCTGTCCGGGCTCGCTGTAGACATTTATAAAACCGTTGTTCTGCTTAACAATCCCGTAAATCGTGGACAGGCCCAGGCCGGTGCCCTTGCCTGTCTCCTTGGTGGTATAAAACGGCTCAAACAGATTTTTTTGAACGTCTTTTTCCATACCGCAGCCGTTGTCACTGACGGCCAGCATGACATACTCACCGGGGACAAAATATGGATACACCCGGCAGTAATCCTGATCAATGACCACATTTCTCGTCTCTATGGTCATTTTGCCCACATCGGATATGGCATCCCGGGCATTGACCGCCAGATTGGCCATGATCTGGTCAACCTGGGACGGATCGATTTTCACCGGCCACAAACTGCCGCCCGGATGCCAGGAAAGATCAATATTTTCGCCTATCAACCGCTGCAACATTTTCAGCAGGCCCGAAACCGTGTCATTTAAATCCATCTGCACAGGACTGATGGTCTGTTTGCGCGCAAACGCCAGAAGCTGCCGCACAATGTCAGCCGAGCGTCTGCCGGCATTGTAAATTTCCCGGATGTTTTCATAAAGCGGCCCTCCGGACTCGAGCATATCAATGGAAAGCTCTGCATACCCGTTGATGATCGACAGCATGTTGTTGAAATCATGGGCCACCCCGCCTGCCAGCCGGCCCACGGATTCCATTTTCTGGGCTTGATGCAACTGGGCCTGGAGTTTTTCCTGTTCCTGCTCTGCCTGCTTGCGCTTGGTAATATCAATATGGGTGCCGAGCATGCGCCGGGCATTTCCCTTAACGTCTTTTTCCACGGTTTTGCCGCGATCCAGGATCCATTTAAAGCCGCCCTCCTTTGTCTTCATCCGGAATTCGAGCGCAAAAGGCGCAGTCGATGTCAGGTGCCGGAGAACGACGCTCTCGGCTTTTTCCAGATCATCCGGGTGCAGCAGCCGGCGCCATGTCGCATAGGTTTCCGGCAGCTCATAAGGCTCGTATCCAAGCATCGTGTACCAGCGCGGACTGAAATAAACCTCGTTGATATCCGTGCGCCAGTCCCATACGCCGTCACTGACCGCATCCAGTGCCAGGCTCAGGCGCTGCTCGCTTTGGCGCAGGGCATCTTCCATCTGTTTTTGCGCGGTTCTGTCATACAACATGGACAGCATGACCGGCCGGTCCCCCAGGTTGACAGCCTCGCCAGACCAGAGTGCATGGACAACTTTGCCGTGCTTTGTTTTGAACTCAACGGGCTCATCCTTGAAAAATCCGTGCTTGTTGAGTTTTTCCACAATACGGTCCCTTTCAGCGGGATCCGTCCAGATGCCCACCTCCTTTGAACTCCGGCCGATGCTCTGTTCCTTGGTGTAGCCCAGCATGTTTACCCAGCGGTCGTTGACATCAATGAATTCACCTGTTTCAATATCGGATATGACCTGGGGGGCGGGGCTGGATCGAAACGCCTTTGCAAACCGCTTTTCACTTTCTATTAATTGCTGCTGGGCCAGCTTGCTTTCGGTGATATCGGTAAGAAAAGACAGGTTTGCCGGTGCCCCCTCCCAATCTATAATCTGGCCATGGACGCGGAGCCATTTCACTGCACCGTCAGCCGTGATCACCCGGAAATCAGATTGTTTCTCCCGGAACTCCCCCTGCATTGCCCGGAGATGAAGATCGCGCATGGTATCCCGGTCATCGGGATGAATAAAGACCGTAAAGGGCGCTGCGGTAATCCGGGCTGCGCAATATCCCAGGATTCGTTCAACCGCGGGGTTGACAAACTCAAGGACCTCCCCCCGAACCACCAGGATGCCTTCTTCCG
This genomic stretch from Desulfosalsimonas propionicica harbors:
- a CDS encoding hybrid sensor histidine kinase/response regulator, whose protein sequence is MKVRQLEAELQNRELRIRLDECGSRSAFLTTIIENMLDLVSFADLEGNLRFVGKSHEMFGYDPEFLVGKNVFAFVHPDDLHRVLQAYKALVGSDDPARIEYRFRCADGSYLWLETRGVYVKDQNGRAQGVIFSSRDVTGQRQTREALEKSEEKFRYLFEKAEEGILVVRGEVLEFVNPAVERILGYCAARITAAPFTVFIHPDDRDTMRDLHLRAMQGEFREKQSDFRVITADGAVKWLRVHGQIIDWEGAPANLSFLTDITESKLAQQQLIESEKRFAKAFRSSPAPQVISDIETGEFIDVNDRWVNMLGYTKEQSIGRSSKEVGIWTDPAERDRIVEKLNKHGFFKDEPVEFKTKHGKVVHALWSGEAVNLGDRPVMLSMLYDRTAQKQMEDALRQSEQRLSLALDAVSDGVWDWRTDINEVYFSPRWYTMLGYEPYELPETYATWRRLLHPDDLEKAESVVLRHLTSTAPFALEFRMKTKEGGFKWILDRGKTVEKDVKGNARRMLGTHIDITKRKQAEQEQEKLQAQLHQAQKMESVGRLAGGVAHDFNNMLSIINGYAELSIDMLESGGPLYENIREIYNAGRRSADIVRQLLAFARKQTISPVQMDLNDTVSGLLKMLQRLIGENIDLSWHPGGSLWPVKIDPSQVDQIMANLAVNARDAISDVGKMTIETRNVVIDQDYCRVYPYFVPGEYVMLAVSDNGCGMEKDVQKNLFEPFYTTKETGKGTGLGLSTIYGIVKQNNGFINVYSEPGQGSAFKIYLPRHEPEEAGQGSSAKSHEQMPTGTETILIVEDEAAIVHLTRGMLEKLGYAVITARKPEDALHLAASHEGRIDLLITDVVMPEMNGRDLSARLSVNNPALKTLFMSGYTADLIACHGVLDKGVQFIEKPFTQKDLAIKVRQALGQQNQQGGH